A region from the Riemerella anatipestifer genome encodes:
- a CDS encoding glutamine synthetase III family protein yields the protein MSTLRFKALSELPFRDYRRSNAIDVPTKLSDLFCQNVFSVETMRKYLTKEAFNSILDAMKMGSKIEHHIADQVAVAMKDWAMNKGVTHYTHWFQPLTGATAEKHDSFFTPIGDGRAIERFNGSMLIQQEPDASSFPNGGIRNTFEARGYTAWDPTSPAFIMGTTLCIPSIFISYTGETLDYKTPLLKALHAIDMAATEVCKAYFDKNVNKVTATLGWEQEYFLVDTALYQSRPDLVITGKTLLGHSPAKGQQLDDHYFGSIPTRVMNFMKELEIECMKLGIPVTTRHNEVAPNQFELAPMFEEANVAVDHNSLLMDVMARVAHKHHFHILFHEKPFAGVNGSGKHNNWSLSTDTGENLLSPGKNPKKNLQFLTFFVNTLKAVHDYADLLRASIASASNDHRLGANEAPPAIISAFIGSQLSGVLDELEKVTFGKLSPEEKTDLKLNVVGKIPMILLDNTDRNRTSPFAFTGNKFELRAVGSSANCAEPMTVMNVIMAKQLGVFKKEVDALIEKGLKKDEAIFNVLREYVKQSKNIIFEGDGYSEEWEKEAKKRGLNNLKTTPEALKNELNDKFVQLYEELGIYSKREFQARNEIKIEKYSTVIDIEARVLGDIARNHIIPAALNYQNRLIENVKGLKEIFPEKEYKILAKEQLNLISEISKNVSKIKLGVDELLSEKAKAKELHGMKQAEAYCSKVKPLFDSIREASDELEMMVDDELWPMTKYRELLFTR from the coding sequence ATGTCAACTTTAAGATTTAAAGCTTTATCAGAGCTTCCATTTAGGGACTATAGAAGATCTAATGCTATAGATGTACCTACTAAATTATCAGATTTATTTTGCCAAAATGTATTTTCCGTAGAAACTATGAGAAAATACTTAACCAAAGAGGCTTTCAATTCTATTTTAGACGCGATGAAAATGGGTTCTAAAATAGAACACCACATTGCAGACCAAGTTGCAGTAGCCATGAAAGATTGGGCTATGAACAAAGGTGTTACACACTATACACATTGGTTTCAGCCACTTACAGGTGCTACAGCAGAAAAGCACGATAGCTTTTTCACTCCTATAGGAGACGGTAGAGCTATTGAGAGATTTAACGGAAGTATGCTTATCCAGCAAGAGCCAGACGCTTCTTCCTTCCCTAACGGAGGTATAAGAAACACTTTTGAAGCTAGAGGCTACACCGCTTGGGACCCAACCTCTCCAGCTTTTATTATGGGGACTACCTTATGTATTCCTTCTATTTTTATTTCTTATACAGGAGAAACTCTGGATTACAAAACACCTCTTCTAAAAGCTCTACACGCTATAGATATGGCAGCAACTGAGGTATGTAAAGCTTATTTTGATAAAAATGTAAATAAAGTTACTGCCACTCTTGGCTGGGAACAAGAATATTTCTTAGTAGATACCGCTCTTTACCAATCTAGACCAGACCTTGTAATTACAGGAAAAACTCTTTTAGGACACTCTCCTGCCAAAGGTCAGCAGTTAGACGACCATTACTTTGGTTCTATTCCTACTAGAGTAATGAACTTTATGAAAGAGCTAGAAATAGAATGTATGAAACTAGGGATACCCGTTACCACAAGACACAACGAGGTAGCTCCTAACCAATTTGAACTCGCTCCGATGTTTGAAGAAGCCAATGTCGCTGTGGACCACAACTCACTTTTGATGGATGTTATGGCGAGAGTAGCACACAAACATCACTTCCATATTTTATTCCACGAAAAGCCTTTCGCTGGAGTTAATGGTAGCGGAAAACATAATAACTGGTCTCTAAGCACAGATACTGGAGAAAACCTTTTAAGCCCAGGTAAAAACCCTAAAAAGAACTTACAATTTTTAACATTTTTTGTAAATACCTTAAAAGCCGTTCATGACTATGCAGATTTACTTAGAGCAAGCATCGCTTCTGCAAGTAACGACCACCGTTTAGGAGCAAACGAAGCCCCACCTGCCATTATTTCCGCTTTCATAGGAAGTCAGCTTTCAGGCGTTCTCGACGAACTTGAAAAAGTAACTTTCGGAAAATTATCTCCTGAAGAAAAAACAGATTTAAAACTAAATGTTGTAGGGAAAATCCCAATGATTTTATTGGACAATACCGATAGAAACAGAACCTCTCCATTCGCTTTTACAGGAAATAAATTCGAACTTCGTGCCGTAGGTTCTTCTGCAAACTGTGCCGAACCAATGACGGTAATGAATGTAATTATGGCTAAACAACTAGGCGTTTTCAAAAAAGAAGTAGATGCGCTGATTGAAAAAGGTCTTAAAAAAGATGAAGCGATATTTAATGTATTAAGAGAATATGTAAAACAGTCTAAAAATATCATTTTTGAAGGCGATGGCTATTCTGAAGAATGGGAAAAAGAAGCAAAGAAAAGAGGTCTTAACAATTTAAAAACTACACCTGAAGCTCTTAAAAATGAATTAAACGATAAGTTTGTACAACTTTATGAAGAACTCGGAATTTATTCAAAAAGAGAGTTCCAAGCGAGAAACGAAATCAAGATAGAAAAATATTCTACCGTAATAGACATTGAAGCTAGAGTATTAGGAGATATTGCAAGAAATCATATTATCCCTGCCGCACTTAACTATCAAAATAGACTAATAGAAAATGTTAAAGGATTAAAAGAAATCTTCCCTGAAAAAGAGTACAAGATTCTCGCAAAAGAGCAACTAAACCTCATCTCCGAAATTTCTAAAAATGTATCCAAAATAAAACTAGGCGTAGATGAACTTCTTTCAGAAAAAGCTAAAGCTAAAGAATTACATGGTATGAAACAAGCGGAAGCTTATTGCTCAAAAGTAAAGCCTTTATTTGATAGTATTCGTGAGGCTTCAGACGAATTGGAAATGATGGTAGATGATGAGCTTTGGCCAATGACAAAATACAGAGAACTCCTCTTTACAAGATAA
- a CDS encoding rhomboid family intramembrane serine protease: MFKNESFRSIKVPIVVLSAIWLGFLLQSMDLVEHCQGALIPLAPEGLKGVLFSPFLHSGLEHIWSNSVPLGVLLFLLYEFYPKIANVIFLLGWLSTGFLVWLTPQVDLFTGEMHYTCIIGASGIVYMLAFFLFFSGIFRWNMKLLTISLLVALYYGSLIWGIFPEEFFSQLDQPSQISWQSHLVGAVVGVVLAFMYRKQGEKKRRFIWQYPNYYSEKDDKLWQAYKAEHPEDFEELPKLNEPDIWEELNRLRRQ; this comes from the coding sequence ATGTTTAAAAATGAATCTTTTCGCTCTATAAAAGTACCAATTGTAGTATTATCAGCTATATGGTTGGGATTTTTATTACAATCTATGGACTTAGTGGAGCATTGTCAGGGAGCGCTAATTCCGTTAGCTCCAGAAGGGCTAAAGGGTGTTTTGTTTTCTCCTTTTTTACATTCTGGCTTAGAGCATATATGGAGTAACTCTGTTCCTCTAGGTGTTTTACTTTTTTTATTGTACGAGTTTTACCCTAAAATAGCAAATGTTATTTTCTTATTGGGTTGGTTGTCTACTGGGTTTTTAGTTTGGCTTACACCTCAGGTAGACTTATTTACAGGAGAAATGCATTATACCTGTATTATAGGTGCTAGTGGTATAGTCTATATGTTGGCTTTCTTCTTATTCTTTAGTGGAATTTTTAGATGGAATATGAAATTACTCACCATCTCTCTCCTTGTAGCTTTGTATTATGGAAGTTTAATTTGGGGAATTTTTCCTGAAGAATTCTTTTCTCAACTAGACCAGCCCAGCCAAATCTCATGGCAGTCTCATTTAGTAGGAGCGGTAGTGGGCGTTGTTTTAGCTTTTATGTATAGAAAACAAGGCGAAAAGAAACGCCGATTTATATGGCAGTACCCTAATTATTATAGTGAAAAAGACGATAAGCTTTGGCAAGCCTACAAAGCAGAACACCCCGAAGATTTTGAGGAGCTCCCAAAGCTGAATGAACCTGATATATGGGAAGAACTTA
- a CDS encoding DUF3078 domain-containing protein produces MLKHLALFILSICHTFVLGQIQHNKKLIDSISNKHWGSNIIDIDSFSKEHLIALKSYKIDTLISPSPPKNIKEDIPVTPYKFLRMDTPQKWYFWGQNTLVFNQSSFSNWNSGGNNSIGVIGNIDYNLSYKNRNHYWENIVRMGYGMVSTQNQVARKTDDYLNIMSNYGYEIGRNYYLSMGIQFLTQFMPGYNYAITPKPVYENRISKFMAPGYINAGMGISYNPNENFQVVFRPANTKLTFVLDEKLQRAGRYGLERDGQSVRTELGAMLTALYRLKVYKDVNLVNQIGFFTNYLHHSERVDINYTGTLNLKFSKFITTVVMVNLLYDHDQIQKLQMKQTLGIGLTYNFGADEKKKVPQKKILKPYEFK; encoded by the coding sequence ATGCTAAAACATTTAGCCCTTTTTATTTTATCAATTTGTCATACTTTTGTACTAGGACAAATACAGCATAATAAAAAGCTAATAGATTCTATAAGCAACAAGCATTGGGGATCCAATATCATAGATATAGATAGCTTTAGTAAAGAGCATTTAATTGCCCTTAAATCCTATAAAATAGACACCCTAATTTCCCCGTCTCCACCTAAAAACATCAAAGAAGATATCCCTGTAACTCCCTATAAATTTCTAAGAATGGACACTCCTCAGAAATGGTATTTTTGGGGACAGAATACTTTGGTCTTTAACCAATCTAGCTTTTCTAACTGGAACTCTGGGGGTAATAACAGCATTGGGGTAATAGGAAATATAGACTACAATCTAAGTTATAAAAACAGAAACCATTACTGGGAAAACATTGTAAGAATGGGATACGGTATGGTTTCAACTCAAAACCAAGTTGCAAGAAAAACTGATGATTACCTCAATATTATGAGTAACTACGGCTATGAGATAGGTAGAAACTATTACCTCTCTATGGGGATTCAGTTTCTAACTCAATTTATGCCAGGGTACAACTACGCAATTACTCCAAAGCCTGTATATGAAAATAGGATTTCAAAATTTATGGCTCCCGGATACATAAATGCGGGTATGGGTATTTCTTATAATCCTAATGAAAACTTTCAAGTGGTATTCCGTCCTGCAAATACAAAGCTTACCTTTGTTTTAGACGAAAAACTGCAAAGGGCAGGACGATATGGTTTGGAAAGAGATGGGCAATCAGTAAGAACAGAGCTCGGTGCGATGCTCACCGCTTTGTATAGACTTAAAGTTTATAAAGACGTCAATCTAGTGAATCAAATAGGATTCTTTACCAATTATCTGCACCATTCAGAAAGAGTAGATATTAATTATACGGGTACGCTCAATCTCAAATTTAGCAAATTTATTACCACCGTGGTAATGGTTAATCTACTATATGACCACGACCAAATACAAAAATTACAAATGAAACAAACCTTAGGTATAGGACTTACCTATAATTTTGGAGCAGACGAAAAGAAAAAAGTACCTCAAAAAAAGATTTTAAAGCCATACGAATTCAAATAA